A region from the Candidatus Thorarchaeota archaeon genome encodes:
- the thpR gene encoding RNA 2',3'-cyclic phosphodiesterase, with amino-acid sequence MSTMVRAFLSIDIEDPALVSRIAHIQQKIDREAVKIKMVEQENIHFTLRFLGDTSTAKIEQIREQMQEVTFSPFTIRIEGVGAFPSIQRPRVIWVGTTENQDRLRALKERVDEALGNLAYPIDRKFKAHATIARVRSVFNRARMITNLEMLKDESIGTMTVTSFRMKKSTLTPKGPIYETLWEVPAI; translated from the coding sequence ATGAGTACAATGGTTCGAGCCTTTCTTAGTATAGATATTGAAGATCCTGCACTCGTATCAAGAATTGCACATATACAACAAAAAATCGATAGAGAAGCTGTAAAGATTAAGATGGTTGAACAAGAAAATATACATTTTACGCTCAGATTTTTAGGGGACACTTCAACTGCCAAAATTGAACAGATTAGGGAACAGATGCAAGAGGTCACGTTTTCACCCTTTACCATTAGAATTGAGGGAGTCGGAGCGTTTCCGAGCATACAACGACCAAGAGTCATATGGGTTGGAACAACGGAAAATCAAGACCGCCTACGTGCATTAAAGGAACGAGTTGATGAGGCACTGGGCAATCTCGCATATCCAATAGATCGCAAGTTTAAGGCACATGCCACGATAGCCAGAGTCCGTTCAGTATTTAATAGAGCGAGAATGATCACCAATCTTGAGATGCTTAAGGATGAGTCCATAGGAACGATGACTGTGACCAGTTTTAGGATGAAAAAAAGCACACTCACTCCAAAGGGCCCAATCTATGAAACACTCTGGGAAGTTCCTGCAATATGA
- a CDS encoding DEAD/DEAH box helicase — MHINEVPIDKRLIAIIQRHGIETLFPPQVTAFKTRVLEGQNLVLAIPTSAGKTLVSEVSMLKAISEGRGKALYLAPLRSLAREKYVEFKKYSSLGVVASLSIGDYDSTSTEFADSDIIVLTTERADSLIRHSPPWLSSVSVVVVDEVHLVNDEHRGPTLEMVLAKIRQLLPSVQIIALSATISNADEIAQWLDAELVKSEWRPVPLAEGVLLDGVIHFADGSSTTIDCRYSNPVKDLVADTLRDQGQVLVFVSSRRSTVAVGKTLTRVVRATLDAETLQKLDTVAKRIARTPSAPEASRILSELVKSGVAFHHAGLTNRERSLVEDSFKQNLLKVIVATPTLAAGVNLPARRTIIRDYRRYESSRGNYPIPVLEYKQMAGRAGRPKYDDHGEAILVAKSFEERDMLLDNYVLAEPEAIKSKLAAPSALQFHLLASIATGVTLTREGIDRLISATFFGQQFSLSTITQQIDHALEFLQAGDLITFDSLGAYAPTAFGSRVSRLYISPKTAILFRDVLSVLESSETPSLLGLLHLICHSPDQPVTYVQRRELEDYDYFVEEHIDDLLIDSPDTWDEPNEYVSFLGEIKTARILLDWISERGEREITERYGIGMGDVHRFIQTAEWLAYSASEIARVCGANHYIAPLKELQTRLKHGVKQDIIELVNLKGIGRVRGRMLYQYGFKTIDDLYAGRIEEIARVPTIGDTVASAIKAQLGDGIASDASVDEVLIDDDTPIQMLLDDFEPDSK; from the coding sequence ATGCATATTAATGAAGTACCAATCGACAAGCGGTTGATTGCCATTATACAGCGTCACGGTATTGAAACTCTGTTTCCACCGCAAGTGACTGCCTTCAAGACGAGAGTACTGGAAGGCCAAAATCTTGTACTGGCAATCCCTACCAGTGCAGGTAAGACCCTTGTATCTGAAGTCTCGATGTTAAAGGCTATATCTGAGGGTCGAGGAAAGGCGTTGTATCTTGCTCCGCTTCGCTCGTTGGCACGGGAAAAATATGTTGAGTTCAAAAAATATTCTTCTCTTGGAGTCGTTGCTTCTTTATCAATTGGGGATTATGATAGCACCAGCACAGAGTTTGCCGATTCGGACATTATTGTACTGACCACCGAACGTGCAGACTCACTGATACGGCATAGTCCCCCTTGGTTGTCCTCTGTAAGTGTTGTTGTCGTGGATGAGGTTCACTTGGTCAATGATGAACATCGTGGGCCCACCTTGGAAATGGTCTTGGCGAAGATTCGTCAACTCTTACCCTCGGTTCAGATTATTGCACTAAGTGCAACAATATCGAATGCGGATGAGATAGCTCAATGGCTGGATGCAGAGCTTGTTAAGAGCGAATGGAGACCGGTTCCCCTTGCAGAGGGTGTTCTACTCGATGGTGTAATTCATTTTGCAGATGGTAGTAGCACAACGATTGATTGTAGATATTCTAATCCTGTCAAAGACCTTGTTGCAGACACGCTCAGGGACCAAGGGCAAGTCTTAGTGTTTGTATCAAGTCGTCGTTCTACTGTGGCTGTGGGGAAGACGTTGACTAGAGTTGTACGTGCAACACTTGATGCAGAAACTCTGCAAAAACTTGATACTGTGGCCAAACGGATTGCTCGAACCCCCTCTGCTCCTGAGGCGTCTCGCATCCTGTCAGAATTGGTCAAATCGGGAGTTGCATTTCACCATGCAGGTCTGACGAATCGAGAGCGATCTCTTGTTGAAGATAGTTTTAAGCAAAATTTGCTGAAGGTGATTGTTGCCACCCCGACTCTTGCTGCTGGTGTCAATCTTCCCGCGCGAAGAACGATCATTCGTGATTATCGACGTTACGAGTCAAGTCGCGGGAATTATCCCATTCCTGTTCTTGAATATAAACAGATGGCTGGACGAGCTGGACGCCCCAAGTATGATGATCATGGCGAAGCTATACTTGTTGCCAAGTCATTTGAAGAACGAGATATGCTCTTAGATAATTATGTACTTGCAGAACCCGAGGCAATTAAATCGAAACTGGCCGCTCCTAGTGCATTGCAATTTCATCTCTTGGCATCTATCGCTACAGGTGTTACTTTAACTCGTGAAGGCATCGACCGATTGATATCGGCAACGTTCTTTGGGCAGCAATTCTCTCTTAGTACTATTACCCAGCAGATTGATCATGCCCTTGAATTCCTACAGGCAGGCGATCTCATTACTTTTGACTCTCTGGGTGCCTATGCCCCAACCGCATTTGGTTCAAGGGTTTCACGATTGTACATCTCTCCCAAAACGGCTATTCTATTTCGTGATGTGCTGTCTGTTTTGGAATCTTCAGAAACCCCTTCATTACTAGGCTTATTGCACCTGATTTGCCACTCTCCGGATCAACCAGTCACATATGTTCAGAGGAGAGAACTCGAAGATTATGATTATTTTGTGGAGGAGCACATTGATGACTTGCTAATTGATTCTCCTGACACTTGGGACGAACCCAACGAATATGTTAGTTTCCTGGGTGAGATCAAGACTGCACGAATATTACTGGACTGGATCTCTGAGAGGGGCGAACGTGAGATTACTGAAAGATATGGTATCGGCATGGGGGATGTTCATCGCTTTATCCAGACTGCTGAATGGTTGGCCTATTCCGCCTCAGAAATTGCGCGCGTGTGTGGTGCAAATCACTATATTGCGCCTCTTAAAGAGCTCCAGACACGTCTGAAACACGGGGTCAAACAGGATATTATAGAACTCGTAAACTTGAAAGGCATTGGTCGTGTCCGTGGGCGTATGCTGTATCAATATGGGTTCAAGACCATAGATGACTTGTATGCTGGTCGAATTGAAGAAATTGCTCGTGTCCCCACAATTGGGGATACAGTTGCTTCAGCAATCAAAGCGCAATTGGGTGATGGCATTGCCTCTGATGCGTCTGTTGACGAAGTATTGATTGATGATGACACTCCAATTCAGATGCTTTTAGATGATTTTGAACCTGACTCAAAATGA
- a CDS encoding histone deacetylase, whose product MTTDLIYHESFIQHVMSSGHPERPERLVRALEEVKRSRLLDKKVRMVEAIPADLSEIYPLHSMQYIRALKEKSERGGGYYTVDTSVNEHTYTAAIHAAGGGILAVDRILQGESDNAFVLCRPPGHHAEYERAFGFCFINNIAVAANHLLTKHKIRRIMIVDYDAHHGNGTQDMFYDTDKVLYIGLHQDGRTLFPGSGFVDEKGVGEGEDYTANVPMYPGAGGKSYDLAFTEIVEPLAEIYRPEFILVSAGYDCHQDDPLTMLGLTLEDIDMMNRRLVDLSKRYSKGHIAMFLEGGYNLNAVSLGTRITLEALAGSDSIIPEEPQTESDICISQVSATVKDLKKQIRSLLQ is encoded by the coding sequence ATGACAACTGACTTGATCTATCACGAGAGTTTCATTCAACATGTAATGTCCAGCGGGCATCCTGAACGGCCAGAGCGACTAGTTCGAGCATTAGAAGAGGTGAAACGGTCCAGATTGCTCGACAAAAAGGTACGTATGGTCGAGGCAATTCCTGCGGATTTATCAGAAATTTATCCGTTACATAGTATGCAGTATATCCGCGCATTGAAAGAAAAATCCGAGCGGGGTGGAGGATATTACACGGTGGATACGAGTGTCAATGAGCACACTTACACTGCAGCAATCCATGCCGCAGGTGGAGGGATTCTGGCGGTGGACAGAATACTACAGGGAGAGAGTGATAACGCATTTGTCTTATGTAGACCACCCGGCCATCATGCTGAATACGAGCGAGCTTTTGGATTTTGCTTCATAAACAATATTGCTGTAGCTGCGAACCACCTTCTCACCAAACATAAAATCAGGAGAATAATGATCGTAGATTATGATGCGCATCATGGGAATGGAACACAAGACATGTTTTATGACACGGACAAAGTCTTGTACATAGGGCTCCATCAAGATGGGCGGACATTATTTCCAGGAAGTGGATTTGTGGATGAAAAAGGCGTGGGGGAAGGAGAGGACTATACAGCAAATGTACCTATGTATCCGGGTGCAGGAGGTAAATCGTATGACCTTGCCTTCACCGAGATCGTGGAACCGCTCGCAGAAATCTACAGACCCGAGTTCATTCTGGTATCGGCGGGTTATGACTGCCATCAGGATGATCCTTTAACAATGCTGGGGCTTACACTTGAGGACATAGACATGATGAATCGGAGGCTTGTTGATCTCTCGAAAAGGTACTCTAAAGGCCATATTGCAATGTTCTTAGAAGGAGGATATAATTTGAATGCTGTTTCACTAGGCACTAGGATAACTCTAGAAGCGTTAGCTGGATCTGATTCAATAATTCCTGAGGAGCCTCAGACAGAGAGCGATATTTGCATTTCACAGGTATCTGCAACAGTCAAAGACCTGAAAAAACAGATTCGGTCGCTTTTACAATAG